One genomic region from Terriglobus aquaticus encodes:
- a CDS encoding response regulator, with amino-acid sequence MPSTVLLIDDNAIQAATRQTILKRAGYFVIPVLNPQRALEQFQANDFPSPIDLVITDHVMPGMTGADFVRELRKAHADLPVLVISGMEEAQDEYRDLNVTFRLKPLLPDYLLASVDRMLHGVQS; translated from the coding sequence ATGCCTTCTACTGTTCTGCTGATTGACGACAATGCGATCCAGGCCGCTACCCGACAGACCATCCTGAAACGTGCTGGCTACTTCGTCATCCCTGTTCTCAACCCGCAACGCGCACTGGAACAGTTCCAGGCCAATGACTTTCCTTCCCCGATCGATCTGGTCATCACCGACCACGTCATGCCCGGCATGACCGGTGCCGACTTTGTACGGGAACTACGGAAAGCGCACGCCGATCTTCCGGTGCTGGTCATCAGCGGCATGGAGGAAGCCCAGGACGAGTACCGTGACTTGAATGTCACCTTCCGCCTCAAGCCTCTGCTACCGGACTATCTGCTCGCCTCGGTCGACCGCATGCTCCACGGAGTCCAGTCCTAA
- a CDS encoding heme lyase CcmF/NrfE family subunit: protein MPEFGSFALLLALVLSAYTLFAGSLSLYQVAHGVAGRVSPERLGETARRAGIATFIAVSGAAFALVWAAFTNDFSVSYILHHTNRALHPAYKFSALWSGQEGSLLLWSWLLTGYGFILRLRHREDVRLYAYASTILSAVQVFFLLLLVIPAPPFALTQGAIPADGNGLNPLLQYPEMVIHPPMLYLGYVGFSVPFAFALGALMMRYPGEKWIRITRRWTLVTWLLLTCGISLGMHWAYAVLGWGGYWGWDPVENASFLPWLTATAFLHSVMMQEKRGMMKQWNVWLIFTTFLLTVLGTDLTRGGLVSSVHAFAQSSISQWFTWFLCITAAVCLFTFFRQRSHLVTEHKLESIVSRESSFLFNNLVLLVACFTVLFGTLFPVLSEFVQGSKVTMGAPFFNKVAVPIGLFLLMLTGVGPLLAWRATSIRSIRRNFVLPCIATLGSALILVACGIRPWRMADADQQGSIYALVCFSIGAGVTVAILTEFLRGVGVVRTQTGRNFASSAWTLTRRNNRRYGGYLVHFGIVALFVGLAGAAFNQSRELEMGFGDSLQIGSYKLVCQSYTQDSNPNYDTDFALLDVYDGPKKITQMAPEKRFYNASQTTSTIVAIHSTPLRDLYVVFEGRNPETGRPIIKVFLNPLVSWIWIGVGIVIAGTFLSLAPGLKPALSRSTAPLPLQPELQTVGAD, encoded by the coding sequence ATGCCCGAGTTCGGAAGCTTTGCGCTGCTGCTGGCTCTGGTGCTCTCCGCCTACACGCTCTTTGCCGGCTCCCTCTCGCTCTATCAGGTAGCGCACGGCGTTGCCGGCCGAGTCTCGCCCGAGCGTCTTGGCGAAACCGCCCGACGCGCCGGTATCGCCACCTTCATCGCAGTTTCGGGCGCCGCATTCGCCCTGGTCTGGGCAGCGTTCACCAACGACTTCTCGGTCTCGTACATCCTGCACCACACCAATCGGGCACTCCACCCCGCCTACAAGTTCAGCGCCTTGTGGAGCGGCCAGGAAGGTTCACTGCTGCTGTGGTCGTGGTTGCTCACCGGCTACGGCTTCATCCTGCGGTTGCGCCACCGCGAAGACGTCCGCCTGTACGCCTACGCATCGACCATCCTCTCCGCCGTCCAGGTTTTCTTCCTTCTTCTGCTCGTCATCCCCGCTCCGCCCTTCGCGTTGACCCAGGGTGCGATCCCGGCCGACGGCAACGGCCTGAATCCGCTGCTGCAGTACCCGGAGATGGTCATCCATCCGCCCATGCTGTACCTGGGCTACGTCGGCTTCTCCGTGCCGTTCGCCTTCGCCCTGGGCGCACTCATGATGCGCTACCCCGGTGAAAAGTGGATCCGCATCACTCGTCGCTGGACGCTCGTCACCTGGCTGCTTCTCACCTGCGGCATCTCGCTCGGCATGCACTGGGCCTACGCTGTTCTGGGTTGGGGCGGCTACTGGGGTTGGGACCCCGTCGAGAACGCCTCGTTCCTGCCCTGGCTCACCGCCACGGCCTTCCTGCACTCGGTCATGATGCAGGAGAAGCGCGGCATGATGAAGCAGTGGAACGTGTGGCTCATCTTCACCACGTTCCTGCTCACCGTGCTCGGCACCGACCTCACCCGCGGCGGCCTCGTCTCCAGCGTGCACGCCTTCGCGCAAAGCTCCATCAGCCAGTGGTTCACCTGGTTCCTGTGCATCACCGCCGCGGTCTGCCTCTTCACCTTCTTCCGGCAGCGTTCGCACCTTGTAACGGAGCACAAGCTCGAGTCGATCGTCTCTCGCGAAAGCTCCTTCCTCTTCAACAACCTCGTCCTGCTCGTCGCCTGCTTCACCGTCCTCTTCGGCACGCTTTTCCCCGTCCTCAGTGAGTTTGTGCAGGGCTCCAAAGTCACCATGGGCGCTCCCTTCTTCAACAAGGTCGCCGTCCCCATCGGCCTCTTCCTGCTCATGCTCACCGGCGTGGGCCCGCTGCTAGCCTGGCGAGCCACCTCGATCCGCTCCATTCGCCGCAATTTCGTGTTGCCGTGCATCGCGACCTTGGGCAGCGCCCTCATCCTCGTCGCCTGCGGCATCCGCCCGTGGCGCATGGCGGACGCCGATCAGCAGGGTTCCATCTACGCCCTGGTCTGCTTCTCCATTGGTGCCGGCGTCACGGTCGCTATCCTCACCGAGTTCCTGCGCGGCGTGGGCGTCGTCCGCACCCAGACCGGCCGCAACTTCGCCTCCTCTGCGTGGACGCTGACCCGCCGCAACAACCGGCGCTACGGCGGCTATCTCGTCCACTTCGGCATCGTTGCCCTGTTCGTCGGCCTCGCGGGCGCCGCGTTCAACCAGTCCCGCGAACTCGAGATGGGCTTCGGCGATTCGCTCCAGATCGGCAGCTACAAGCTCGTCTGCCAGAGCTACACGCAGGATTCCAACCCGAACTACGACACCGACTTCGCCCTGCTTGACGTCTACGACGGCCCGAAAAAGATCACGCAGATGGCGCCCGAGAAGCGCTTCTACAACGCCAGCCAGACCACCAGTACCATCGTCGCCATTCACTCCACGCCGCTGCGCGACCTGTACGTCGTCTTCGAAGGCCGCAACCCGGAGACCGGCCGCCCCATCATCAAGGTCTTCCTGAACCCGCTCGTCTCTTGGATCTGGATTGGCGTCGGCATCGTCATCGCAGGCACCTTCCTCAGCCTCGCCCCGGGACTCAAGCCTGCCCTCAGCCGCAGCACGGCTCCACTGCCTTTGCAGCCCGAACTGCAGACCGTAGGAGCCGACTGA
- a CDS encoding cytochrome c-type biogenesis protein CcmH, with the protein MPRLMRQPSRRLLLLLTIFFAALVTTGASNTGSRFNDLGHKMVCTCGCNQILLECNHVGCPNSSGMIDELRGQLGSGANDTSILNAFAAKYGPTVLAAPIRGGFDNAAWIVPFVVFLLAIGGTALLIRKWRGRHLITPEGIPVTLPGTDHDSMRERIRRETEF; encoded by the coding sequence ATGCCGCGACTGATGCGCCAGCCCTCGCGCCGCCTTCTCCTGCTCCTCACCATCTTCTTCGCCGCGCTAGTCACCACGGGCGCCAGCAACACCGGCTCCCGCTTCAACGATCTCGGCCACAAGATGGTCTGCACCTGCGGCTGCAATCAGATACTGCTCGAGTGCAACCACGTCGGCTGCCCAAACTCCAGCGGCATGATCGACGAACTGCGCGGCCAGCTCGGCTCTGGCGCCAACGACACCAGCATCCTCAACGCGTTTGCCGCCAAGTACGGCCCTACCGTCCTCGCTGCGCCGATCCGCGGCGGGTTCGACAACGCCGCTTGGATCGTCCCCTTCGTGGTCTTCCTGCTGGCCATCGGCGGTACCGCCCTGCTCATCCGGAAGTGGCGCGGCCGCCATCTCATCACGCCCGAGGGTATTCCCGTCACCCTGCCCGGCACCGACCACGACAGCATGCGCGAGCGCATTCGCCGCGAGACGGAGTTCTAA
- a CDS encoding carboxypeptidase-like regulatory domain-containing protein, which translates to MLQHFRQYLAGLSLALLSGTAFAAASITGTVTNQTTHKPAAGDDVVLIRLAQGMQEATRTTTDARGHFELTVPDDGIHLVRVTHEKANYFKPAPPGTQSLDIDVFNAAPKVAGVSLDANVIRLQTEADGKSLRVVENFFLKNESSPPRTQFSDRAFEFNLPDGAVVEGAAAQGTGGMTVQSPPVPLPEKGHYAFIFPIRPGGQTRFQISYKVPYNGSLQLAPLATMATDNLVVMMPKAMKFDGGSSSPFNSVAEEMDAQTYVARSVPQGKTTAFTVSGVGQLPRPTTTPNDASQQDQGNAGPTGTPATGADPNADPGANTSDKRPGGGLGAPIGSPDPLSKYKWWIVGGLVLLLAGGAGFLLSRPQTAAVTGAPQTATAAGPAPAPGSTLMQVLRDELFTLESERLTGKITQAEYDRVKPALETVLQHALTRHNKPTQQA; encoded by the coding sequence ATGCTCCAGCATTTCCGTCAGTACCTCGCCGGCCTCAGCTTGGCGCTGCTCAGCGGCACCGCTTTCGCCGCCGCCTCCATCACCGGCACGGTCACCAACCAGACCACGCATAAGCCCGCGGCCGGTGACGACGTCGTCCTCATCCGCCTTGCCCAAGGCATGCAGGAAGCCACGCGCACCACCACCGACGCGCGCGGCCACTTCGAGCTCACCGTGCCCGACGACGGCATCCACCTCGTCCGCGTCACCCACGAGAAGGCAAACTACTTCAAGCCCGCGCCTCCGGGGACGCAGTCGCTCGACATCGACGTCTTCAACGCCGCACCCAAGGTCGCCGGCGTCTCGCTCGACGCGAACGTCATCCGCCTGCAGACCGAGGCCGACGGCAAGAGCCTGCGCGTCGTCGAAAACTTCTTCCTCAAGAACGAATCGTCGCCGCCACGCACCCAGTTCAGCGACCGCGCGTTCGAGTTCAACCTGCCCGACGGCGCAGTCGTCGAGGGCGCCGCGGCCCAGGGCACCGGCGGCATGACCGTTCAGTCGCCACCCGTCCCGCTGCCCGAAAAAGGCCACTACGCCTTCATCTTTCCCATTCGTCCCGGCGGTCAGACCCGCTTCCAAATCTCGTACAAGGTCCCCTACAACGGCTCGCTGCAACTCGCGCCACTCGCCACCATGGCTACCGACAACCTGGTCGTGATGATGCCCAAAGCGATGAAGTTCGACGGGGGTTCCTCCTCGCCCTTCAACTCCGTTGCAGAAGAGATGGACGCGCAGACCTACGTCGCGCGCAGCGTACCCCAGGGCAAGACCACGGCCTTCACGGTCAGCGGCGTCGGCCAACTGCCCCGCCCCACCACCACGCCGAACGATGCCTCGCAACAGGACCAGGGCAACGCCGGCCCCACCGGCACTCCCGCCACCGGCGCAGACCCGAACGCCGACCCCGGCGCTAACACCAGCGACAAGCGGCCCGGCGGCGGCCTCGGCGCTCCCATCGGCAGCCCCGATCCGCTCTCCAAGTACAAGTGGTGGATCGTCGGCGGCCTCGTTCTCCTGCTGGCCGGTGGCGCCGGCTTCCTGCTCTCGCGTCCGCAAACCGCTGCAGTCACAGGCGCCCCGCAAACCGCCACAGCGGCTGGCCCGGCACCCGCACCGGGAAGCACGCTGATGCAGGTGCTGCGCGATGAACTCTTCACGCTTGAATCCGAGCGCCTCACCGGCAAGATCACCCAGGCCGAGTATGACCGGGTCAAGCCCGCTCTTGAGACCGTCCTCCAGCACGCTCTCACGCGTCACAACAAACCCACCCAGCAGGCCTGA
- a CDS encoding type II secretion system protein has translation MVTRLRENTAVTEGGQEEQGFTLVELIVVMIIIATLAAMAVPAYSHHIRVAKESVLREDLATMRQAIDSYTVDKQKAPQSKEDLVTSGYLKFIPIDPITSSSQTWIFDHSDSYNSVDETDTGINNVHSGAGGGATDGSSYSTW, from the coding sequence ATGGTGACGCGTCTGCGAGAGAACACAGCGGTGACTGAGGGCGGTCAGGAAGAGCAGGGCTTCACGCTTGTGGAGCTGATCGTGGTGATGATTATTATCGCGACGCTGGCTGCCATGGCCGTGCCGGCGTATTCGCACCATATCCGGGTGGCGAAGGAATCGGTGCTTCGGGAAGATCTGGCGACGATGAGACAGGCGATCGACAGCTACACGGTAGACAAGCAGAAGGCGCCGCAATCGAAGGAAGACCTGGTGACTTCGGGGTACCTGAAGTTCATCCCGATCGATCCGATTACGAGTTCGTCGCAGACGTGGATCTTTGATCACAGCGACAGCTACAACAGCGTGGACGAGACGGACACGGGGATCAACAACGTGCATTCCGGCGCGGGCGGTGGGGCGACGGATGGGTCTTCGTACTCGACCTGGTAG
- a CDS encoding type II secretion system protein produces the protein MRDRGEAGMTLVELIVVVSIIALLATAAVPIARFQLKRQKERELRADLWMMRDAIDRYKDAADRGAFQTKVDSFNYPPDLDTLVNGVDVKDKKVRFLREIPVDPMTKTNEWQLRSMQDDADTTSWGGQNVFDVHSKSDGTALDGTRYSSW, from the coding sequence ATGCGAGACCGTGGCGAAGCCGGCATGACGCTGGTGGAACTGATCGTGGTTGTCAGCATTATTGCGCTGCTGGCCACCGCGGCGGTGCCGATTGCGCGGTTCCAGTTGAAGCGGCAGAAAGAGCGAGAGCTGCGCGCTGACCTGTGGATGATGCGGGACGCGATCGACCGCTACAAGGACGCGGCGGACCGGGGAGCGTTTCAGACCAAGGTGGACTCGTTCAACTATCCGCCGGATCTGGACACGTTGGTGAATGGCGTGGACGTGAAGGACAAGAAGGTGCGGTTTCTGCGCGAGATCCCGGTGGATCCCATGACCAAGACGAATGAGTGGCAGTTGCGGTCGATGCAGGACGATGCGGACACGACAAGCTGGGGCGGACAGAACGTTTTCGACGTTCATAGCAAGAGCGACGGCACGGCGCTGGACGGGACGAGATACTCATCATGGTGA
- a CDS encoding cohesin domain-containing protein produces MPVQAHGQSAKSWAKRGADAEAHEDYDAAFEAYRQALLQRPDNLIYKTKFERVRFAAAAAHVDRGRVLRQSGDFNGALTEFQRALAIDGGNQTAQQEIVAVERDMSNAPGAALLQQAPVGPSAAASTVAGPIQLKPVDNAPVTLHVVEDTKVLYQAIAKSAGLNVIFDPDYTSRRIPLDLVNVSLYDALRILGTISGTFWKPVTSNTIFVAANTQQKRQELDTVAVQTFYISNAASAADANELLTALRNVLDPQTKIFLVPSQNAIVMRSTPDQLLLVESLLNNLDRPRSEVVVDVAVLEVNKTRTRNLGITLPQSVQLGTQLNNGTSSTLNSSSATSTSSTTTGTSTSSTTTNPSLNDLANFTASNIAVSIGTAAVNALLTDSDTRILQNPRVRATDNQKATLKIGSRIPIATGSFSSGASTAIVSSLVNTQFTYIDVGVNIEMTPTVHQDREITLKMVMEISNESGTVTISGVQQPIIGQRRVEQTIQLKEGEPSILAGLLTKDEERSVSGTPGIGSIPILNKVLGSNTKTNTDDEIVFLLIPHIVREPLITRLNTRAIDSGTSAHFELRHDDTLAAASGDTSALVTTGAFQRQQIPATGMTAAQAANAMIGQVGSEQAQRAAQSALHNQMNQPTISPSGVQQAATGPVSAQPTGGAPVRFSVVASNATQAVGSTFQVSVAAADAKDLYAAPMQVQFDPKLLSLVNVDSGEMLGRDGQAVSVVHRDEGNGMVTVSVSRPPAVRGVDGTGSVAVLTFKAIGAGDATVSLARVGAKNSAQANVPAVGSQTVVHVK; encoded by the coding sequence ATGCCGGTGCAGGCGCATGGGCAGTCGGCGAAGAGTTGGGCCAAGCGCGGCGCCGATGCGGAAGCGCATGAGGACTACGACGCTGCGTTCGAGGCCTATCGCCAGGCGCTTCTACAGCGGCCGGACAACCTGATTTACAAGACCAAGTTCGAGCGGGTGCGGTTTGCAGCCGCGGCGGCGCATGTGGATCGCGGCAGGGTCCTGCGCCAGAGCGGCGACTTCAACGGCGCGTTGACGGAGTTTCAGCGCGCGCTGGCCATCGATGGCGGCAACCAGACGGCGCAGCAGGAGATTGTTGCGGTTGAGCGCGACATGAGCAACGCGCCCGGCGCGGCGCTGCTGCAGCAGGCGCCGGTAGGACCGTCTGCCGCGGCGTCGACGGTAGCGGGGCCGATCCAATTGAAGCCGGTGGATAATGCGCCAGTGACGCTGCACGTGGTGGAAGACACCAAGGTGCTGTACCAGGCGATCGCGAAGAGCGCAGGGCTGAACGTGATCTTCGACCCGGACTACACGTCTCGCCGCATTCCGCTGGACCTGGTGAACGTGTCGCTGTACGACGCTCTGCGCATCCTGGGCACGATCAGCGGCACCTTTTGGAAGCCGGTGACGAGCAACACGATCTTTGTTGCGGCGAACACACAGCAGAAGCGGCAAGAGCTGGACACGGTCGCGGTGCAGACGTTCTACATTTCCAACGCGGCTTCGGCGGCGGATGCGAATGAACTGCTGACGGCGCTGCGTAATGTGCTGGACCCGCAGACGAAGATCTTCCTGGTGCCGAGCCAGAACGCGATCGTGATGCGTTCCACGCCCGACCAACTGCTGCTGGTGGAAAGCCTGCTGAATAACCTGGACCGGCCGCGCAGTGAAGTGGTTGTGGACGTTGCGGTGCTGGAAGTGAACAAGACCCGCACGCGCAACCTGGGCATTACGCTGCCACAGAGTGTGCAACTGGGAACGCAGTTGAACAACGGGACATCGTCGACGCTGAACAGTAGTTCCGCTACCAGCACGAGCAGCACCACGACGGGAACCAGCACCAGCAGCACGACCACCAACCCCTCGTTGAACGACCTGGCGAACTTCACGGCTTCGAACATCGCGGTGAGCATTGGTACGGCCGCGGTGAACGCCTTGCTGACGGACAGCGATACGCGCATCCTGCAGAACCCGCGCGTACGTGCGACGGACAACCAGAAGGCGACGTTGAAGATCGGGTCGCGTATTCCGATCGCTACGGGATCATTTTCGAGTGGCGCGTCGACGGCCATTGTGAGTTCGCTGGTGAACACGCAGTTCACCTATATCGATGTGGGCGTGAACATTGAGATGACGCCAACCGTGCACCAGGATCGCGAGATCACGCTGAAGATGGTGATGGAGATCTCGAACGAGAGCGGCACTGTGACGATCTCGGGTGTGCAGCAGCCCATCATCGGCCAGCGGCGCGTGGAGCAGACGATCCAGTTGAAGGAAGGCGAACCGAGCATTCTGGCCGGCCTGCTGACCAAGGATGAGGAGCGTTCGGTCTCGGGAACGCCGGGCATTGGAAGCATCCCGATCCTGAACAAGGTGCTGGGCAGCAACACGAAGACGAACACGGACGATGAGATCGTCTTTCTGCTGATTCCGCACATTGTGCGCGAGCCGCTGATTACGCGGCTGAATACGCGAGCGATCGACTCGGGCACGAGCGCGCACTTTGAGCTGCGGCATGACGACACGCTGGCGGCCGCAAGCGGCGACACGAGTGCGCTGGTGACGACGGGAGCGTTCCAACGGCAGCAGATTCCGGCGACGGGGATGACCGCAGCACAGGCTGCCAACGCGATGATCGGCCAAGTCGGGAGCGAGCAGGCGCAGCGAGCGGCGCAGAGCGCGCTTCATAACCAGATGAATCAGCCCACCATTTCGCCGAGCGGAGTGCAGCAGGCGGCGACCGGTCCGGTCAGCGCGCAGCCGACGGGCGGGGCACCGGTGCGATTCAGCGTGGTGGCGTCGAACGCGACGCAGGCTGTGGGAAGCACGTTCCAGGTTTCGGTGGCGGCGGCGGACGCGAAGGATCTGTATGCCGCGCCGATGCAGGTGCAGTTCGACCCCAAGCTGCTGTCGCTGGTGAACGTGGATTCGGGCGAGATGCTGGGGCGCGATGGCCAAGCTGTGTCAGTGGTTCACCGCGATGAGGGCAACGGGATGGTGACGGTGTCGGTGTCGCGTCCGCCGGCAGTGCGCGGTGTGGACGGGACGGGCAGTGTTGCGGTGCTGACCTTCAAGGCGATCGGCGCCGGAGATGCGACAGTCTCGCTGGCGCGGGTGGGCGCGAAGAACAGCGCCCAGGCAAATGTGCCGGCAGTGGGCTCCCAGACGGTCGTGCACGTCAAATAG
- the smpB gene encoding SsrA-binding protein SmpB, producing the protein MPHMVSMPTQSAPSKKAKPRDPIAVGDRDAAVNRAASHNYFLTDRFEAGVALRGTEVKSIREGKANLKDSYGLVKDGECFLLNAHIGPFSHGNVENHEATRTRKLLLHKEELRKLAARTREKGLTLIPTRLYFRRGKVKCELALAKGKQDWDKRESERSREADREAKAAIARGQRR; encoded by the coding sequence ATGCCCCACATGGTTTCCATGCCGACGCAGTCTGCGCCTTCCAAAAAGGCAAAGCCGCGCGATCCCATCGCCGTGGGCGACCGCGACGCCGCCGTCAATCGCGCCGCCAGCCATAACTACTTCCTTACCGACCGGTTCGAAGCCGGCGTCGCCCTGCGCGGCACCGAGGTCAAGAGCATCCGCGAAGGCAAAGCCAACCTGAAAGACAGCTACGGCCTGGTCAAGGATGGCGAGTGTTTCCTGCTCAACGCCCACATCGGTCCTTTCTCGCATGGCAACGTCGAGAATCACGAGGCCACCCGCACCCGCAAGCTGCTCCTGCACAAGGAAGAACTCCGAAAGCTTGCCGCCCGCACCCGCGAAAAAGGCCTCACGCTCATCCCCACCCGTCTGTACTTCCGCCGGGGCAAGGTCAAGTGCGAACTGGCCCTCGCCAAAGGCAAGCAGGACTGGGACAAGCGCGAAAGCGAGCGCAGCCGCGAGGCTGACCGCGAAGCCAAAGCCGCCATCGCCCGAGGCCAGCGCCGCTAA